In one window of Notolabrus celidotus isolate fNotCel1 chromosome 17, fNotCel1.pri, whole genome shotgun sequence DNA:
- the pdss1 gene encoding decaprenyl-diphosphate synthase subunit 1: MAGPWWRQCRRWSTNCTGTTLFETLWHMNSRSASTLGRTSWSSGPGNEKRPSGLPSETNLKSLHLTSSITRHKFRLLDPKLQTSCCCRTIHSDAKPKDPFTLAQKDLKSLYDDIRKELFVSKEELKDLCDYYFDGKGKAIRPMIVVLMARALNIHSNRAGDLLPGQRAIAMISEMIHTASLVHDDVIDGSDKRRGKRTINEMWGERKAILAGDFILSAASMALARIGNITVVKVLSQVIEDLVRGEFMQLGSKENENERFKHYLEKTFKKTASLIANSCKAVSILVNSDPEVHEIAYQYGKNVGIAFQLVDDVLDFTSGASQLGKPSAADLKLGLATGPVLFACQQFPELHAMIMRRFSSKGDVDRAWQYVLQSDGVQQTNFLAQRYCQEAIRQISMLRPSAERDALIRLTEMVLTRDK; encoded by the exons ATGGCGGGTCCGTGGTGGAGGCAGTGCAGGAGGTGGAGTACAAACTGTACGGGCACCACTTTATTTGAAACATTATGGCATATGAACAGCAGGTCCGCGTCCACACTGGGGCGGACTTCCTGGAGCTCGGGGCCGGGGAACGAG aaacgACCATCGGGACTACCATCAGAAACAAACCTGAAAAGTTTACACCTTACCTCCTCTATCACCAG ACACAAGTTCCGACTGCTGGATCCCAAACTACAgacctcctgctgctgccgAACGATACACAGTGATGCAAAGCCGAAAGACCCCTTCACCCTAGCacagaaagatttaaagagttTATATGATGACATCAGAAAG gagctgttTGTATCCAAAGAAGAGCTCAAGGATCTATGTGACTACTACTTTGATGGCAAAGGCAAAGCAATCCGACCAATGATAGTCGTCCTGATGGCCCGGGCGCTTAACATCCACAGCAACAGAGCCGG AGATCTGCTCCCCGGTCAGAGGGCCATCGCCATGATCTCAGAGATGATCCACACTGCCAGCCTGGTGCACGATGACGTCATTGACGGCTCGGATAAACGACGAGGGAAGAGAACCATCAATGAAATGTGGGGGGAAAGAAAG GCAATCTTAGCTGGAGATTTCATCCTCTCAGCTGCCTCCATGGCCCTGGCTCGGATCGGTAACATCACAGTGGTAAAGGTGCTGTCCCAGGTGATAGAGGACCTGGTGAGAG GTGAGTTCATGCAGCTGGGGTCCAAAGAGAACGAGAACGAGAGATTCAAACACTACCTCGAGAAAACCTTCAAGAAGACTGCCAGTCTCATTGCAAACAGTTGTAAAGCA GTATCCATTCTAGTGAACTCTGATCCTGAGGTTCATGAAATAGCTTACCAGTATGGGAAGAACGTCGGCATCGCATTTCAG CTGGTGGACGATGTCTTAGACTTTACATCAGGGGCCAGTCAGCTGGGGAAACCCTCGGCTGCAGATCTCAAATTGGGCCTGGCGACAGGGCCGGTCCTGTTCGCTTGTCAGCAG tttCCTGAGCTCCATGCCATGATCATGAGACGCTTCAGCTCTAAAGGAGACGTGGATCGAGCCTGGCAGTATGTCCTTCAG AGCGATGGAGTGCAGCAGACGAACTTCCTGGCCCAGCGTTACTGTCAGGAAGCCATCAGACAGATCAGCATGCTGAGGCCGTCCGCGGAGAGAGACGCCCTCATCAGGCTCACTGAGATGGTTCTCACCAGAGACAAGTGA
- the LOC117829306 gene encoding protein adenylyltransferase SelO-1, mitochondrial-like, with protein sequence MCTIHSVLVFAVVAATSFPPAHVLESCPSADHDCHGHDTFKSRWNMSASNLIKDLDQFSVSCKKLIESFPVDEVDGNFVRTVKNCIFSKSIPTPLKGPLRLAAVSKDVIEGILDLDLAATQSDDFLNYASGNRLLQGSVPLAHRYGGHQFGYWAGQLGDGRAHSLGQYTNRKGEVWELQLKGSGKTPYSRSGDGRAVIRSSVREFLCSEAMFSLGVPTSRAASLVVSEEPVFRDQFYNGNMKTERGAVVLRLAKSWFRIGSLEILSQSGEVDLLRKLLDFVIKEHFTSIDSDEPDKYLVFYSTVVNETAHLIAHWMSVGFAHGVCNTDNFSLLSITIDYGPFGFMESYNPDFVPNTSDDAGRYRIGAQADVGLFNLEKLLVALNPVLSRKQQREAKMILKGYGEIYQFRIQQLFKAKLGLLGEEEEDDGYLIAFLLKMMEDTRSDFTMTFRQLSEVSDQQLHHWNFTQMWALEDLSSHELFSDWLNLYLLRLSRQQNEGEVDRQNRMKNVNPRYVLRNWMAESAIRKAENNDFSEVELLHRILSSPFVTQETAEEAGYAARPPQWARRVKVSCSS encoded by the exons ATGTGCACTATCCACTCAGTGTTAGTTTTTGCTGTAGTGGCAGCAACAAGTTTCCCTCCTGCACATGTCCTGGAGTCCTGTCCAAGTGCTGACCATGACTGCCACGGTCATGACACCTTCAAATCCAGGTGGAACATGAGTGCATCAAACCTCATAAAGGATCTGGACCAGTTCAGTGTGTCCTGCAAGAAGCTCATAG AATCATTTCCAGTGGATGAGGTTGATGGTAACTTTGTCCGCACCGTGAAGAACTGTATTTTCTCCAAATCTATTCCAACACCACTGAAGGGCCCGTTAAGACTGGCAGCAGTTTCCAAG GATGTCATTGAAGGCATCTTAGATTTAGACCTGGCTGCAACTCAGTCTGACGACTTCCTCAATTACGCCAGCGGTAACCGCCTGCTGCAAGGATCTGTACCTCTTGCACACAGATATGGAGGCCACCAG TTTGGATACTGGGCGGGTCAGCTGGGTGATGGCCGAGCACATTCCCTGGGTCAGTATACAAACAG GAAAGGAGAGGTGTGGGAACTGCAGCTCAAAGGCTCTGGGAAAACACCTTACTCAAG gTCAGGAGACGGTCGAGCTGTGATTCGTTCGTCTGTAAGAGAGTTCCTGTGCAGTGAAGCCATGTTCTCTCTGGGAGTTCCAACCAGCAGGGCTGCCAG TCTTGTTGTCAGTGAGGAGCCAGTGTTCAGGGATCAGTTCTACAATGGCaatatgaagacagagagag GAGCTGTAGTCCTCCGTTTAGCCAAGTCCTGGTTTCGGATCGGATCTTTAGAAATTTTGTCTCAAAGTGGAGAGGTGGATCTCCTGAG AAAGCTGCTGGACTTTGtaattaaagaacatttcactTCCATCGATTCAGATGAGCCAGATAAATATTTG gtgttttatTCCACGGTTGTGAATGAAACTGCACACCTGATAGCACACTGGATGTCAGTTGGTTTTGCACATG GTGTATGCAACACGGACaacttcagcctcctctccatcaccatcGACTACGGGCCGTTTGGCTTCATGGAGTCGTATAACCCCG ATTTTGTCCCCAACACGTCTGATGATGCGGGCAGGTACAGAATAGGAGCTCAGGCTGACGTTGGATTATTCAATCTGGAGAAGCTCCTGGTTGCTCTGAATCCTGTGCTCTccagaaaacagcagagaga GGCTAAGATGATTTTGAAAGGGTATGGTGAGATTTACCAGTTTAG GATTCAGCAGCTATTTAAAGCTAAACTGGGACTTCTgggtgaagaagaggaagatgatggcTACCTCATTGCCTTCCTGCTGAAG ATGATGGAGGACACTCGGTCAGACTTCACCATGACGTTCAGACAGCTCAGTGAGGTTTCAGACCAACAGCTTCACCACTGGAACTTCACACAG atGTGGGCTCTTGAAGATTTGTCATCCCATGAGCTGTTCTCTGATTGGCTCAACTTGTACCTGCTGCGGCTCAGCAG GCAACAAAATGAGGGTGAAGTGGATCgccaaaacagaatgaaaa ATGTGAATCCTCGATACGTGCTGAGGAACTGGATGGCAGAGTCAGCTATAAGGAAAGCTGAGAATAATGATTTTTCTGAG GTGGAGCTACTGCACCGTATCCTGTCCTCTCCGTTTGTTACACAAGAGACTGCAGAGGAAGCGGGTTATGCAGCAAGACCTCCACAGTGGGCGAGAAGGGTAAAGGTCAGCTGCTCCTCCTGA